The Zymobacter palmae DNA window ATCACGTGCGCCGTTGGTTGTCGATGCACGGCATACCGATGGTAAAAGGGGGCGGCGCTGATTGAGGCGTATACCTCGTGCGTACGGCCTTTGGGCGCGTTCGCTGGATTCTCTTTAGACCTGTTTTTCGTTGTGCGGCGTCGAGCGTACGCTTTGCTGTCGCACGACATTCCAAGCGCTTTGTTATCTTTGCGCTTGTGGCTTGATGCTATGGACTTGAATATCGTTCCCATACGGGGCAATGAGGAGAGAGTGGCACTATGAATGCCCTGCGAAGCATTATCTTTTACACCGGCTATGTCGTGCTGGTGCTGTTTGTGGCTGTGGTGCTGTCGCCCATAGCGTTGTGCCTGCCGTATAAAAAACGTTTTCCGGTCCTGAACCTGTACAACCGAGCGATGATGGGTTGGCTATCCATTGCGTGCGGTATTCGAATTGATGTGACGGGGCGTGAGCATCTGCCGAAAGGTGCCTGTGTGCTGCTGTCCAATCACCAGAGCGAGTGGGAGACGTTGTTCCTGCAGATCCTCAAGCCGCCGGTATGCACCGTGCTGAAGAAAGAGCTGCTGAACATCCCTGTATTCGGTTGGTCACTGCGTTTGATTCGTCCCATTGCCTTGGACCGATCCAGCCCAACACGAGCGCTCAAACAGGTGATCAAGGAAGGGCCGGAAAAGCTGAAGCAAGGGCTGTCGATGCTGATCTTTCCTGAGGGTACCCGACTGGCGCCCGGCGAGCGCAAGCCGTTTGCCAAGAGTGGGGCTTTGATTGCCTGCCGTGCCAACTGTCCGGTTGTGCCTATCGCTCACAATGCGGGGCACTGTTGGCTCAACAACAGCTGGATCAAGCGTCCTGGGCGTATCACGGTCGTTATCGGTGCGCCGATTGAAACGGTTGGGCGCGATGCCGCTAGCGTCACAGAAGAAGCAGAAGCGTGGATCAACGCGGAGCGTGAACACATTGGTGGTTGACCCGTCTTCTGCACTCGAAACGCGAAGCGACCTTAGTGGGTCGCTTTTTTTATGCTTTGATGCTTGCTGTTGCCGCTCGGAGGAGGCGTTATGGGCAGAAATGGCTGGCAGAGCATGATGCCTTTATATCAGTAAGCATGCTGGCGCGTACCATAGATTGATTACCGTTGCCGCTGCCTGTTGTGCCGAAAAAGAATTTCGTGCCTCCCGCGCACGTGATATCGGCATTTGAGCAGCAAAGGGCTTTGGGTTATCCACAAGAGGATGTATGGCGAGTGGGCTGGTAAGAGGTAGTGGACGGCTCTATTTCTGAGGGCAATGCCATGAAGGCAATAGATACGCTCATTCTTGCGCAATGAGTTGGCCTTTTTCGCTCGACTGATTGAGTGCGCAAGGAAAGGAACAGACAAAAAAGCCGCCCCGAAGGGCGGCCTTTTTCGCTCGACTGTCTTGCTTAGTCGATGCGTTGGAACAGCAGCGACGCGTTGGTGCCACCAAAGCCGAAGCTGTTGGACATGGCACGGTTTAGGCGGACGTTATCGCGGCGTTCACGCACGATATCGAAACCGTCTGCTTCCGGGTCAAGCTCGTCGATGTTGGCAGACGCGCAGATGAAGTCGTTCTGCATCATCAGAAGCGTGTAGATCGCTTCCTGCACCCCGGTTGCGCCGAGAGAGTGACCGGTCAGCGATTTGGTGGAGGAGAGCGGCGGCACTTTATTGCCGAACAGCTCGCGCATCGCACGCAGTTCGCTGAGGTCGCCTACCGGTGTAGACGTTCCGTGGGTGTTGATGTAATCAATCGGACCTTCAGAAGTGGCCAACGCCATTTCCATGCAGCGCTTGCCGCCTTCACCGGACGGCGCGACCATGTCGTAACCGTCGGAGTTGGCGCCATAGCCAACGACTTCCGCGTAGATCTTCGCACCGCGTGCTTTGGCGTGTTCATACTCTTCGAGTACGACGATACCGCCGCCGCCAGCGATGACGAAACCGTCGCGTGCGCTGTCATACGGACGAGACGCTTTTTCAGGCGTGTCGTTGTAGCGTGTGGAGAGGGCACCCATAGCGTCGAAGAGGCAGGACAGTGTCCAGTGCTCTTCTTCACCACCGCCGGCAAAGACGATGTCCTGCTTGCCGAGCTGGATCTGCTCTACCGCGCTGCCGATGCAGTGTGCTGATGTCGCACAGGCAGACGAGATGGAGTAGTTGACGCCCTTGATGGCGAATGGTGTCGCCAGACAAGCCGAAACCGTGCTGCCCATGGTGCGGGTGACGCGGTAAGGACCTACGCGACGCAGGCCTTTTTCACGCAGGATGTCGGCCGCTTCTACCTGATTGGCAGAGGACGCGCCGCCAGAGCCTGCGATCAGACCGGTACGCAGGTTGGATACCTGCTCCGGTGCTAGACCTGCATCTTCGATGGCTTGCTTCATGGATACATAGGCATATGCCGCTGCATCGCCCATGAAGCGTCTAAATTTACGATCAATAAGGGGGTCGAGATCAATCTCGACTGCGCCGGCAATCTGGCTACGCATGCCGTGTTCGGCATACTCTTCGCGATAGCGGATGCCCGAACGGCCTGCTTTTAGCGCGTCCAGTACCTGCTGCTGGTCATTGCCCAAGCAGGACACGATACCCAGGCCGGTGACTACCACTCGTTTCATGGAAGCCTCCCGTCTCAAAAATTCGCTGCTGGAGTGGAAAACAGGCCGACACGCAGATCCTTGGCCTGATAGATTTCCTCGCCATCGACGGACACAACACCGTCGCCAATGCCGAGAATCAAGCGACGCGTCATAACGCGCTTGACGTGAATATGATAGGTGACCTTCTTGGCGGTCGGCATGACTTGGCCAGAGAATTTCACTTCTCCGCAGCCGAGTGCACGGCCGCGGCCAGGGTTGCCCAGCCAGCCCAAGTGGAAGCCAAGTAGCTGCCACATGGCGTCAAGACCGAGACAGCCAGGCATGACCGGATCGCCCGGGAAGTGGCATTTGAAGAACCACAGGTCAGGATTGATGTCGAGTTCGGCAATCAGCTCGCCTTTACCGTAATGACCACCTTCTTCACTGATGTGGACTATGCGATCAAGCATAAGCATGTTGGGGGCTGGCAGCTGTGCGTTGCCCTCACCGAAAAGTTCGCCTTGACTGCACTTGAGCAGTTCATCGTAGGTAAAGGATTGTTGCTTGGTCACTGATTCATTCCGCGGGTCAAAAGTGAAGTGCCTTTGCGGACCAGCGACTGCCGTGGCGGCCAGCCTGATCTCGCTGCACGAATCGGAACATGCCCCGTCGACGCATGGTTATCGTCAGTGTATCGGGGGCACCCAGTGAATGCACGCCTTGGCCTGACGTATTCACTGC harbors:
- the fabA gene encoding 3-hydroxyacyl-[acyl-carrier-protein] dehydratase FabA, giving the protein MTKQQSFTYDELLKCSQGELFGEGNAQLPAPNMLMLDRIVHISEEGGHYGKGELIAELDINPDLWFFKCHFPGDPVMPGCLGLDAMWQLLGFHLGWLGNPGRGRALGCGEVKFSGQVMPTAKKVTYHIHVKRVMTRRLILGIGDGVVSVDGEEIYQAKDLRVGLFSTPAANF
- a CDS encoding lysophospholipid acyltransferase family protein, coding for MNALRSIIFYTGYVVLVLFVAVVLSPIALCLPYKKRFPVLNLYNRAMMGWLSIACGIRIDVTGREHLPKGACVLLSNHQSEWETLFLQILKPPVCTVLKKELLNIPVFGWSLRLIRPIALDRSSPTRALKQVIKEGPEKLKQGLSMLIFPEGTRLAPGERKPFAKSGALIACRANCPVVPIAHNAGHCWLNNSWIKRPGRITVVIGAPIETVGRDAASVTEEAEAWINAEREHIGG
- the fabB gene encoding beta-ketoacyl-ACP synthase I, translated to MKRVVVTGLGIVSCLGNDQQQVLDALKAGRSGIRYREEYAEHGMRSQIAGAVEIDLDPLIDRKFRRFMGDAAAYAYVSMKQAIEDAGLAPEQVSNLRTGLIAGSGGASSANQVEAADILREKGLRRVGPYRVTRTMGSTVSACLATPFAIKGVNYSISSACATSAHCIGSAVEQIQLGKQDIVFAGGGEEEHWTLSCLFDAMGALSTRYNDTPEKASRPYDSARDGFVIAGGGGIVVLEEYEHAKARGAKIYAEVVGYGANSDGYDMVAPSGEGGKRCMEMALATSEGPIDYINTHGTSTPVGDLSELRAMRELFGNKVPPLSSTKSLTGHSLGATGVQEAIYTLLMMQNDFICASANIDELDPEADGFDIVRERRDNVRLNRAMSNSFGFGGTNASLLFQRID